One Drosophila kikkawai strain 14028-0561.14 chromosome 3L, DkikHiC1v2, whole genome shotgun sequence genomic window carries:
- the Blos4 gene encoding biogenesis of lysosome-related organelles complex 1 subunit 4 — protein MSVNLNNVSQDYAKIIQSADLDKEINPLCTNIDDMLARLDEFETLLSSVRAESNGMMANNVCSILGFSDSFDQLRTRIDGLEQFVAAVSANLSEVERSVDMAEEELHVTDYSIKGLLLKPLKAKLTAADPLNSASQPRSNLVDGEYQPFEVYKSDDYFGAAQKEEEPVAEVLVTPSSS, from the exons ATGTCCGTAAATCTGAATAATGTATCGCAGGATTATGCCAAAATCATTCAGAGCGCCGATCTGGACAAGGAGATAAACCCGCTGTGCACCAATATAGACGATATGCTGGCCAGACTCGATGAATTCGAAACTTTGTTGTCTTCG GTGCGTGCCGAGTCCAATGGCATGATGGCCAACAATGTGTGCAGCATCTTGGGCTTCAGCGACAGCTTCGACCAATTGCGCACACGGATCGATGGCCTGGAGCAGTTTGTGGCCGCTGTGAGTGCCAACCTAAGCGAAGTTGAGAGATCGGTGGACatggcggaggaggagctgcatgTGACGGATTACAGCATCAAGGGACTGCTACTAAAACCCCTCAAAGCTAAGCTGACTGCTGCCGATCCCCTGAACTCCGCCTCGCAGCCCCGCTCCAATCTGGTGGACGGCGAATATCAACCTTTTGAGGTTTACAAATCTGATGATTACTTTGGAGCAGCGCAAAAGGAGGAGGAACCAGTGGCGGAGGTGTTGGTTACACCCTCGTCTAGCTAA
- the LOC108073380 gene encoding ATP-dependent RNA helicase DDX42 gives MSGYRGMGGGGFPYRKPASSGNNMNAVPPPPMLNARGYVGRGGGSASLSAAGAGSRGGSSTSATSKHGYSTLDSISQYTNATNFVGKRKQHTDDDYFDDDDEPAQQHRDLEQAYIPAPGSPGAPPSSAAAASSSKQDSDSDEDPLEQFMAGINQQVEKEKRQQQPKPQTQAIRGDIDDEDDEESYYRYMKENPTAGLRDDGSDQEVEYDEDGNPIAPPKKKDIDPLPPIYHSEIEYEPFEKNFYTQHEDIAALDEDQVRELRRTLGVKVTGPSPPKPVTSFGHFGFDDALIKAVRKAEYTQPTPIQAQAVPTALSGRDIIGIAKTGSGKTAAFIWPLLMHLMDQRELKPGDGPIGLILAPTRELSLQIYNEAKKFGKVYNLNVVCCYGGGSKWEQSKALEQGAEIIVATPGRMIDMVKMKATNLRRVTFLVLDEADRMFHMGFEPQVRSICNHVRPDRQTLLFSATFKKRIERLARDVLSDPVRIVQGDLNEANQDITQSVFVFPNPLQKWNWLLCHLVKFLSEGSVLIFVTKKADAETVASNLLVKEYNCLLLHGDMDQADRNKVIMQFKRKECDILVATDVAARGLDIPHIRNVVNYDIARDIDTHTHRIGRTGRAGEKGNAFTLVTDKDKEFAGHLVRNLEGADQEVPDDLMELAMKSSWFRSSRFKQGKGRKPTNTHTGLGYRERERGNGRGAGAEASSGTGSGAKSPSRSTSEGPASKSAANAGPATDRYAAMREAFRSQYNNQFRASSDRTWEKTLPEAGVFAAPMAPPPTSTQGASSSSSSSSASTSAQDAKRAKKSRWN, from the coding sequence ATGAGCGGCTACCGAGGCATGGGCGGCGGTGGATTCCCGTACCGCAAGCCAGCTAGTTCCGGCAACAATATGAACGCCGTGCCCCCGCCCCCGATGTTGAATGCTCGCGGCTATGTCGGCCGGGGCGGCGGCAGCGCATCCTTGTCCGCCGCCGGCGCTGGTTCCCGTGGAGGAAGCAGCACCAGCGCCACTTCCAAGCACGGCTATTCAACGCTGGACTCCATCAGTCAATATACAAACGCCACCAACTTTGTGGGGAAACGGAAACAGCATACGGACGACGATTActtcgacgacgacgacgaaccCGCCCAGCAGCATCGGGACCTGGAGCAGGCCTATATACCGGCACCAGGCTCGCCGGGAGCTCCTCCTTCATCGGCGGCGGCTGCATCTTCTTCCAAGCAGGACTCTGATTCTGATGAGGATCCGCTGGAGCAGTTCATGGCCGGCATCAATCAGCAGGTGGAGAAGGAGAAGCGTCAGCAGCAGCCCAAGCCCCAGACGCAGGCGATACGCGGCGACATCgatgacgaggacgacgaggaGAGCTACTATCGCTACATGAAAGAGAATCCAACAGCCGGCCTGCGGGACGATGGCTCCGACCAGGAGGTGGAGTACGACGAGGATGGCAACCCGATAGCGCCGCCCAAGAAGAAGGATATTGACCCGCTGCCGCCCATCTATCACTCTGAGATCGAGTACGAGCCCTTCGAGAAGAACTTCTACACGCAGCACGAGGACATAGCGGCTCTCGACGAGGATCAGGTCAGGGAACTGCGGCGCACGCTGGGCGTCAAGGTGACTGGACCGTCGCCACCCAAGCCAGTAACCTCCTTTGGCCACTTTGGCTTCGACGATGCCCTGATCAAGGCCGTGCGCAAGGCGGAGTACACACAGCCCACGCCCATCCAGGCGCAGGCGGTGCCCACAGCCCTGTCCGGCAGGGATATCATTGGGATAGCCAAGACTGGCTCCGGCAAGACGGCTGCCTTCATTTGGCCCCTGCTAATGCACCTGATGGACCAGCGGGAGCTTAAACCTGGCGACGGTCCCATCGGTTTGATCTTGGCCCCGACCAGGGAGCTCTCCCTGCAGATCTACAACGAGGCGAAGAAGTTCGGCAAGGTGTACAACCTGAATGTGGTTTGCTGCTACGGCGGCGGGTCGAAGTGGGAACAGAGCAAGGCTCTGGAGCAGGGAGCAGAGATCATAGTGGCCACGCCCGGTCGCATGATCGATATGGTTAAGATGAAGGCCACCAATCTGAGGCGAGTGACGTTCCTGGTCCTAGACGAAGCCGATCGGATGTTCCACATGGGCTTTGAGCCGCAGGTGCGCTCCATTTGCAACCACGTCCGACCGGATCGACAGACCCTGCTCTTCTCGGCGACCTTCAAGAAGCGCATCGAACGCCTGGCCCGGGATGTGCTCTCCGATCCCGTGCGCATTGTCCAGGGCGACCTGAACGAAGCCAACCAGGACATCACACAGTCTGTCTTTGTCTTCCCCAATCCGCTGCAGAAGTGGAACTGGCTGTTGTGCCACCTGGTGAAGTTCCTTTCGGAGGGCAGTGTCCTTATTTTTGTGACCAAAAAGGCCGATGCCGAAACGGTGGCAAGCAACCTGTTGGTGAAGGAATACAACTGCCTGCTGCTCCACGGCGACATGGATCAGGCGGACAGGAACAAGGTTATAATGCAGTTCAAGCGCAAGGAATGCGACATCCTGGTGGCCACCGATGTGGCGGCTCGAGGCCTGGACATTCCACACATCCGGAATGTGGTGAACTACGATATTGCCCGGGATATTGATACGCACACTCACCGTATTGGCAGGACAGGAAGAGCCGGGGAGAAGGGCAATGCCTTCACGCTAGTCACCGACAAGGACAAGGAGTTCGCGGGTCATTTGGTGCGGAATCTGGAGGGTGCGGACCAGGAGGTGCCGGACGATCTAATGGAGCTGGCCATGAAGAGTTCCTGGTTCCGGAGCTCCCGTTTCAAGCAGGGCAAAGGAAGGAAACCCACCAATACTCACACCGGCTTGGGTTATCGGGAGCGAGAGCGGGGCAATGGAAGGGGAGCGGGAGCTGAAGCTAGTTCTGGGACGGGTTCTGGAGCCAAGTCACCCAGTAGGAGTACCTCAGAGGGACCTGCGTCCAAGTCGGCTGCCAACGCGGGACCAGCCACCGATCGGTATGCGGCCATGCGGGAGGCATTCCGGTCGCAGTACAACAACCAGTTCAGGGCTTCCAGCGATCGGACCTGGGAGAAGACGCTGCCCGAGGCTGGAGTATTTGCGGCACCAATGGCGCCACCACCAACGTCCACGCAGGGtgcttcctcctcctcctcgtcctcatcCGCCTCAACCAGCGCCCAGGACGCCAAGAGGGCCAAGAAGAGCCGCTGGAATTGA